One part of the Prunus persica cultivar Lovell chromosome G5, Prunus_persica_NCBIv2, whole genome shotgun sequence genome encodes these proteins:
- the LOC18777422 gene encoding wall-associated receptor kinase-like 3, which produces MNIISIILLLWRIIILSCCYGAATTSAASAPIAKPNCTTHCGDIAIPYPFGIGPHKDCYLDEWFQIDCRHDNSTTSANYSRQAPFLKSVNLELLSIFPFNDYGVQSVQVKNPITFFSCEGKETRQPQNLTGSPFIYSRTDNIFIAVGCDLFARMRSDHGPVAGCGSICQNNADGDYDNCNEGNGCCQGTLLTYELTNLSIEIPSNSSTKSDPMGDCKYAFLVDHNWFANNLTFRDVKDMDSVPVVLDWMLNVHDYGERFREKPDLTDANQSTSLCTSNNDYNGTIMICVCPPGMEGNPYLLQPCQDIDECKGSSKCEVGDVCENLDGGYSCYSNLNGRRCTHFASDLACHFRTTSGRASKTVILAIISGLGSSVGVWLLLIGAWLVHKIVKIKKTIARKKMFFKRNGGLLLEQQLSSGEVNVDKIKLFNSKELEKATNNFSIDRILGQGGQGTVYKGMLADGRIVAVKKSKMVDTSKLSDFINEIVILSQINHRNVVQIMGCCLETEVPLLVYEFIPNGTLSQYIQGQIEEFTLTWEMRLQIATEVAGALSYLHGAASVPIYHRDIKSANILLDRKYRAKIADFGTSRSISIDQTHLTTCVHGTFGYLDPEYFQSSQFTEKSDVYSFGVVLVELLTGQKPISAVTWSQEKEYRSLATYFINSMQEDRLFNIVDARVLKEGSETEIQVVANLARRCLNLNGRNRPTMREVTSELEAVQMSRKPSISAEQNSEGVDFVEDDAVGHWDVESLSEVSASY; this is translated from the exons ATGAATATCATATCCATTATTCTGTTGTTATGGCGCATAATAATACTAAGTTGTTGCTATGGAGCTGCAACAACTAGTGCAGCATCAGCGCCTATAGCAAAGCCTAATTGCACAACGCATTGTGGAGACATTGCCATCCCATACCCTTTCGGGATTGGACCTCACAAAGATTGTTACTTAGATGAATGGTTTCAAATAGATTGCAGGCACGACAACTCTACAACCTCAGCTAATTACAGCAGACAGGCACCTTTCCTCAAGAGCGTCAACCTGGAGCTGCTAAGTATTTTTCCGTTTAATGATTATGGCGTGCAATCGGTTCAGGTTAAGAACCCAATTACTTTCTTCAGCTGCGAGGGAAAGGAAACTCGCCAACCCCAGAATTTGACGGGCAGTCCTTTCATTTACTCTCGGACAGACAACATATTCATTGCAGTGGGTTGTGACCTCTTTGCCCGTATGCGTTCAGATCATGGGCCTGTCGCTGGATGCGGGTCGATTTGTCAAAACAATGCAGACGGCGACTATGACAACTGCAATGAAGGTAATGGCTGTTGCCAAGGTACTCTTCTAACTTATGAACTCACCAATCTTAGTATTGAGATACCATCAAATTCATCAACAAAGTCAGATCCAATGGGTGATTGCAAGTATGCATTTTTGGTTGACCACAATTGGTTTGCGAATAACTTAACGTTTCGAGACGTGAAGGATATGGACAGCGTTCCTGTGGTGCTAGACTGGATGTTAAACGTACATGACTATGGTGAAAGATTCAGAGAAAAACCAGACCTGACTGACGCTAACCAATCAACATCCCTTTGCACCAGCAATAACGATTACAATGGGACCATAATGATTTGTGTCTGTCCTCCGGGCATGGAAGGAAATCCTTATCTTCTCCAACCTTGTCAAG ATATCGATGAATGCAAAGGCAGTAGTAAGTGTGAAGTAGGCGATGTATGTGAGAATTTGGATGGGGGTTATAGCTGCTACTCAAATTTAAATGGCCGTAGATGTACACATTTTGCTTCGGACCTTGCATGCCACTTCAGAACCACATCGGGTCGGGCCTCTAAAACTGTAATCCTAGCTATTATTTCAG GTCTTGGCTCCAGTGTTGGGGTATGGTTACTGCTCATTGGTGCATGGTTGGTACACAAAATCGTGAAGATAAAGAAAACCATTGCACGCAAGAAAATGTTTTTCAAACGAAATGGTGGTTTATTGCTAGAGCAACAGTTATCGTCTGGCGAAGTTAATGTTGACAAAATCAAGTTATTCAATTCGAAGGAATTAGAAAAGGCCACCAACAATTTTAGTATTGATAGAATTCTTGGCCAGGGAGGTCAAGGTACCGTTTACAAAGGCATGTTGGCGGATGGAAGAATTGTTGCGGTAAAGAAGTCCAAAATGGTGGACACAAGCAAACTCTCGGATTTCATCAATGAGATTGTAATTCTTTCACAAATCAACCACAGAAATGTGGTTCAAATTATGGGTTGTTGTTTAGAGACCGAAGTTCCACTTTTGGTCTACGAATTCATACCGAATGGAACTCTTTCTCAATATATCCAAGGGCAGATTGAGGAATTCACACTCACATGGGAAATGCGGTTGCAAATTGCCACAGAAGTTGCAGGAGCTCTTTCGTACTTGCATGGTGCAGCTTCCGTTCCCATATATCACAGAGACATCAAGTCTGCCAACATACTTTTAGATAGAAAATACAGAGCAAAAATTGCTGATTTCGGAACTTCAAGATCAATTTCCATTGACCAAACTCATCTGACCACATGTGTACATGGAACTTTTGGTTACTTGGACCCAGAGTACTTTCAATCAAGCCAATTTACGGAGAAAAGTGACGTCTATAGCTTTGGAGTGGTCCTAGTTGAGCTGTTGACGGGTCAAAAACCAATTTCTGCAGTAACATGGtcacaagaaaaagaatacaGAAGTCTTGCCACATATTTCATTAACTCGATGCAAGAAGATCGTCTGTTTAACATTGTTGATGCTCGAGTTCTGAAGGAGGGCTCTGAAACAGAAATCCAAGTTGTCGCTAACCTTGCAAGGAGATGCTTGAATTTGAACGGAAGAAACCGTCCTACAATGAGAGAGGTTACATCAGAGCTAGAGGCTGTACAAATGTCAAGAAAACCTTCCATTAGTGCTGAGCAAAATTCTGAAGGGGTTGATTTTGTGGAAGATGATGCAGTTGGGCATTGGGATGTTGAATCACTTTCAGAAGTGTCGGCTAGCTACTAA
- the LOC18777635 gene encoding beta-amylase 3, chloroplastic: MTLTLRSSTSFINLNDHKSLKASDESSGTICYAQIKPTCRLRAKSSMQETQLLQEKTLMTAGTDGRREMLHALPNIAHSSNGSKVPVYVMLPLDTVSHGGHLNKPRAMNASLMALKNAGVEGVMVDAWWGLVEKDGPSKYNWEGYAELVQMVQKHGLKIQVVMSFHQCGGNVGDSCSIPLPPWVLEEVSMNPDLVYTDKSGRRNPEYISLGCDSLPVLGGRTPIQVYTDYMRSFHDRFRDYLGNVIVEIQVGMGPCGELRYPAYPESNGTWRFPGIGEFQCYDKYMSASLEASAEALGKRDWGRSGPHDAGQYNQFPEDTGFFKRDGTWNTEYGQFFLEWYSGKLLRHGDRILTAAKGVFQGSGAKLSGKIAGIHWHYGSRSHAAELTAGYYNTRHRDGYLPTARMFSKNGVVLNFTCMEMKDREQPAHANCSPEGLVRQVKMATKSAGIDLAGENALERYDTGAFEQVLATSRSDSGNALSAFTYLRMNKRLFEADNWRNMVEFVRGMGDGGRNRSLSECDSTGSNLFVRFIKEKNVKKTKETVLV, encoded by the exons ATGACGTTAACTCTGCGTTCTTCAACGTCTTTCATCAATCTTAATGACCACAAAAGCCTAAAAGCCTCTGATGAGTCTTCTGGGACAATTTGCTATGCTCAAATCAAGCCAACATGCCGTCTCCGGGCAAAGAGTTCGATGCAAGAGACGCAGCTCTTGCAGGAAAAGACCTTAATGACCGCCGGCACCGATGGAAGGAGAGAGATGCTTCATGCACTCCCCAATATTGCTCACAGCAGCAATGGTTCCAAGGTGCCTGTGTACGTGATGCTTCCGCTTGACACTGTGAGCCATGGAGGGCATTTAAACAAGCCAAGAGCAATGAATGCTAGTTTGATGGCCTTGAAGAATGCTGGAGTTGAAGGAGTTATGGTGGATGCCTGGTGGGGATTGGTGGAGAAAGATGGGCCTTCCAAGTACAACTGGGAAGGGTATGCTGAGCTTGTGCAGATGGTGCAGAAGCATGGCTTGAAGATCCAAGTTGTCATGTCTTTTCATCAGTGTGGAGGAAATGTTGGAGACTCATGCAG CATTCCTCTACCTCCATGGGTGCTAGAAGAAGTCAGCATGAACCCTGACCTTGTTTACACAGACAAATCAGGCAGGAGGAATCCTGAGTACATATCCTTGGGATGTGATTCATTGCCTGTTCTCGGAGGACGAACACCGATCCAGGTTTACACCGACTACATGAGAAGCTTCCATGACAGATTCAGAGATTACTTGGGCAACGTTATTGTG GAAATTCAAGTGGGGATGGGTCCTTGTGGGGAGCTCAGATATCCAGCTTATCCAGAAAGCAATGGAACTTGGAGGTTTCCTGGAATAGGAGAATTCCAATGTTATGACAAG TACATGAGTGCTTCCCTGGAAGCATCAGCAGAGGCACTGGGAAAGAGAGATTGGGGAAGAAGTGGACCCCACGATGCTGGCCAGTACAATCAGTTTCCTGAAGACACCGGATTTTTCAAAAGAGATGGAACTTGGAACACTGAGTATGGACAGTTCTTCCTGGAATGGTACTCCGGAAAGCTACTCAGACATGGAGATAGAATACTGACAGCTGCAAAAGGAGTATTCCAAGGATCTGGGGCTAAACTATCTGGAAAAATTGCTGGGATTCACTGGCACTATGGATCAAGATCACACGCGGCGGAATTAACTGCTGGCTACTACAACACTAGACATAGAGACGGTTACCTACCAACAGCCAGAATGTTCAGCAAAAACGGGGTTGTATTAAACTTTACCTGCATGGAAATGAAAGACAGAGAACAGCCTGCACATGCAAATTGCTCACCAGAAGGGCTAGTGCGGCAGGTAAAAATGGCGACCAAGAGTGCTGGAATTGACCTTGCAGGAGAGAATGCATTGGAGAGGTATGATACTGGTGCATTTGAACAAGTTTTGGCAACAAGTAGATCAGATTCCGGCAATGCCTTAAGTGCATTTACATATCTACGGATGAACAAGAGATTGTTTGAAGCGGACAACTGGAGGAACATGGTTGAATTTGTGAGAGGCATGGGAGATGGTGGCCGGAACAGAAGTCTGTCGGAATGTGACTCCACTGGGAGCAACCTCTTTGTTCGTTTCATCAAAGAGAAGAATGTCAAGAAAACGAAGGAAACTGTTCTTGTGTAG
- the LOC109949166 gene encoding uncharacterized protein LOC109949166 yields the protein MKMEKSFTLVQTVVTATVFSAVSGWYGFMFGRESARKELGSLIDDLRRQNPNSDPPPPPHA from the exons atgaaaatggagaaatccTTCACTCTGGTTCAGACAGTTGTCACTGCAACAGTCTTCTCTGCGGTTTCCGGCTG GTACGGGTTCATGTTCGGGAGGGAATCTGCTCGGAAAGAGCTCGGCAGCTTGATCGACGATCTTCGCCGTCAAAATCCCAACTCcgatccaccaccaccacctcatGCTTGA